A single genomic interval of Zunongwangia sp. HGR-M22 harbors:
- a CDS encoding HNH endonuclease yields the protein MVRSYFDEEWKEVIFDEKVSEKEHYKISNFSRVIRITETGEEELQEKKYGNGYEMVRIKLKNSVWSSRYVHKLMAQLFLERKEGHRFVIHLNYDKKDNRLDNLKWATKREKEIHQFSNPENKNIVRKLPSHAKLTETKVKFIKRKIFDPNRRTRLKMIAKQFGISEMQLHRIKTGENWGHVKEY from the coding sequence ATGGTTAGAAGTTATTTTGATGAAGAATGGAAAGAAGTTATATTCGATGAAAAAGTTTCGGAAAAGGAGCACTACAAAATTTCCAATTTTAGTAGAGTGATCAGAATTACGGAAACGGGGGAAGAGGAGCTTCAAGAAAAAAAATACGGAAATGGCTACGAAATGGTCAGAATTAAACTTAAAAATTCTGTGTGGTCCAGTCGGTATGTTCATAAATTAATGGCGCAGTTATTTTTAGAGCGAAAAGAAGGGCACCGTTTTGTAATTCATCTTAATTACGATAAAAAAGATAATCGCCTGGACAATCTAAAATGGGCTACAAAGCGTGAAAAGGAAATTCATCAATTTAGCAATCCTGAGAACAAAAATATTGTACGTAAACTGCCAAGCCATGCAAAATTGACCGAAACAAAGGTAAAATTCATCAAACGTAAGATTTTTGATCCCAACCGAAGAACACGCTTAAAAATGATCGCGAAGCAATTTGGAATTTCAGAAATGCAGTTGCACCGTATAAAAACAGGTGAAAACTGGGGGCATGTGAAGGAATATTAG
- the coaD gene encoding pantetheine-phosphate adenylyltransferase, giving the protein MRRAVFPGSFDPITLGHVDIIERGLPLFDEIILAIGTNSSKKYMFSLEKRLEFLEKTFQNEPKIKVTTYSGLTVDFCKEIEAKFLLRGLRNGIDLEFEKAIGQTNYKMENIETVFLIASSGLEHISSTIVRDVMQHGGKYQFMVPDSVSSE; this is encoded by the coding sequence ATGAGAAGAGCTGTATTTCCGGGATCTTTTGATCCTATAACTTTAGGACATGTAGATATTATTGAAAGAGGACTTCCGCTCTTTGATGAAATTATTCTGGCTATCGGCACCAATAGCAGTAAAAAATATATGTTTTCTTTAGAAAAACGTCTTGAGTTTCTGGAAAAAACCTTCCAAAATGAGCCCAAGATCAAAGTCACAACTTACAGCGGACTAACAGTTGATTTTTGTAAGGAAATTGAAGCAAAATTTTTACTTCGTGGTCTAAGAAACGGGATCGATCTTGAATTTGAAAAAGCTATTGGCCAAACTAACTACAAAATGGAAAATATCGAAACGGTTTTTTTAATTGCTTCTTCCGGCCTCGAACATATTTCTTCTACCATTGTTAGAGATGTGATGCAACATGGGGGGAAATATCAATTTATGGTGCCGGATTCGGTGAGTAGTGAGTAG
- a CDS encoding D-alanine--D-alanine ligase, with protein MKKKIAIAMGGFSSEYRISINSGNMVYENLDRNKYEPYRVHILQNEWFVVTENDTPYPINKSDFTVKIDGEIIKFDCVFNTIHGTPGENGLLQAYLELLNIPQTAADHYQSALTFNKRDLISVLKPYGIKTAKNYFLNKEDILDVDAILEKVGLPCFVKANRAGSSFGITKVKQKDELYRAAQNAFQEDDEAIIESFLDGTEVSVGVITYNGELLALPVTEIVSENEFFDYEAKYLGKSQEITPARISEEDTKKVQEIAKLIYEKLKMKGFTRSEFIFHNGEPHFIEMNTTPGLSQASILPQQAAKAGISLQDLYGSAIEAALS; from the coding sequence ATGAAGAAAAAAATTGCCATCGCAATGGGCGGCTTCTCAAGTGAATACCGCATTTCTATTAATAGTGGTAATATGGTGTACGAAAACCTGGATCGCAATAAATACGAACCTTACCGCGTGCATATTTTACAAAACGAGTGGTTTGTAGTTACCGAAAACGACACTCCATATCCAATAAATAAAAGTGACTTCACAGTAAAAATTGATGGTGAAATTATCAAATTTGACTGTGTTTTTAATACAATCCATGGTACACCCGGTGAAAACGGTCTTTTACAAGCTTATCTAGAATTGCTCAATATTCCGCAAACGGCTGCAGATCATTATCAATCTGCACTAACGTTTAACAAGCGTGATCTTATAAGTGTTTTAAAACCCTACGGAATTAAGACCGCTAAAAACTATTTTCTGAATAAAGAAGATATTTTAGATGTTGATGCTATATTGGAAAAAGTTGGACTTCCCTGTTTTGTAAAGGCTAATCGTGCCGGAAGTAGCTTCGGAATAACAAAAGTGAAGCAAAAAGACGAATTGTATCGCGCTGCGCAAAATGCATTTCAAGAAGATGATGAAGCTATAATTGAATCATTTTTAGATGGCACTGAAGTTTCAGTGGGTGTAATCACTTATAATGGTGAGTTACTTGCGCTTCCGGTAACCGAAATTGTTTCTGAAAATGAATTCTTCGATTACGAAGCTAAATATCTTGGAAAATCCCAAGAAATAACTCCGGCAAGAATTTCAGAAGAAGACACTAAAAAGGTTCAGGAAATCGCCAAGCTTATTTATGAGAAATTGAAAATGAAAGGTTTTACACGCTCTGAATTTATTTTTCACAACGGCGAGCCACATTTTATAGAAATGAATACTACTCCCGGACTTAGCCAGGCCAGTATTTTACCTCAGCAAGCCGCAAAAGCAGGTATTAGCTTACAAGATTTATATGGTAGCGCCATCGAAGCTGCTTTAAGCTAA
- a CDS encoding PASTA domain-containing protein, which produces MGLFKFIFSKTFLIQLVLAIILVVVLVYGAMQWLEYTTNQGERIEVPNLAELSLSEVETLLDENDLRYEILDSANFNPDYPRFSVIEQVPRAGKFVKENRKIYLTLNPSGYRKIVIPDLIRRTKRQAVPTLKSLGFEIGEITYKPDIAEDAVLELRHNGELIESGDELMKTSKIDLVLGDGSGSYRRPTEDSTEIEETTDEDQFDF; this is translated from the coding sequence ATGGGATTGTTCAAATTCATTTTCAGTAAAACATTTTTAATTCAGCTTGTGCTGGCCATTATTTTAGTTGTTGTTCTTGTTTATGGCGCGATGCAATGGTTAGAGTATACCACCAATCAGGGAGAGCGTATAGAGGTACCAAATTTAGCTGAACTTTCCTTAAGCGAAGTCGAAACCCTTTTGGATGAAAACGACTTGCGATACGAGATTTTAGATTCGGCTAATTTTAATCCAGATTATCCTAGATTTTCAGTGATAGAACAAGTACCAAGAGCCGGTAAATTTGTAAAAGAAAATCGTAAAATTTATTTGACGCTAAATCCTTCTGGTTATCGAAAAATTGTGATTCCAGATCTTATTCGTAGAACAAAAAGACAAGCCGTCCCTACTTTAAAATCTTTAGGGTTTGAGATAGGTGAAATTACTTATAAACCAGATATTGCTGAAGATGCTGTTTTAGAACTTCGACATAATGGAGAATTGATTGAATCGGGAGATGAACTGATGAAAACTTCAAAAATCGACTTGGTTTTAGGAGATGGTTCGGGAAGTTATAGACGCCCAACAGAAGATAGTACAGAAATTGAAGAAACTACAGACGAAGACCAATTTGATTTTTAA
- a CDS encoding RluA family pseudouridine synthase, whose amino-acid sequence MKEHPEENNELEEQSDETLYEHHKFVAEKGQNPLRVDKYLMNYIEKATRNKIQKAAKDGNIYVNDVAVKQNYKVKAGDVVQVMFEHPPYEFLLTPEDIPLDIVYEDDILLVVNKPAGMVVHPGHGNYSGTLINALIYHFENLPNNSSDRPGLVHRIDKDTSGLLVVAKTEHAMAHLSKQFFDKTSEREYVAMVWGNVEEDEGTVEGNIGRHPKNRLQNTVYEGDDAEKGKPAVTHFKVLERFGYVTLVACKLETGRTHQIRVHMKHIGHTLFNDERYGGEKILKGTTFTKYKQFVENCFKILPRQALHAKTLGFTHPKTGEWMSFNSELPEDIVGAIEKWRNYAKNQKEML is encoded by the coding sequence ATGAAGGAACATCCCGAAGAAAATAACGAGCTGGAAGAGCAGAGCGATGAAACGCTATACGAGCATCATAAATTTGTGGCTGAAAAAGGTCAAAACCCACTTCGCGTTGATAAATATTTGATGAATTATATCGAGAAAGCCACTCGAAACAAAATTCAGAAAGCGGCGAAAGATGGAAATATTTATGTAAACGATGTTGCGGTAAAACAAAATTATAAAGTAAAGGCCGGCGATGTGGTGCAGGTAATGTTCGAGCATCCACCGTATGAATTTTTGCTTACGCCAGAAGATATTCCCTTAGATATTGTTTACGAAGATGATATACTTCTTGTGGTGAATAAACCAGCAGGAATGGTGGTGCATCCCGGGCACGGCAATTATAGCGGAACTTTAATAAATGCTTTGATCTATCATTTCGAAAATTTGCCGAATAATAGCAGTGATCGGCCAGGCTTAGTGCATCGAATAGATAAGGACACCAGCGGACTTTTAGTTGTTGCGAAAACCGAACATGCTATGGCACATTTGTCGAAACAGTTTTTCGATAAGACCAGTGAGCGCGAATATGTTGCAATGGTTTGGGGAAATGTTGAAGAAGATGAAGGTACGGTTGAAGGCAATATTGGCAGACATCCAAAAAACAGACTGCAGAATACTGTTTATGAAGGTGACGATGCTGAAAAAGGAAAACCGGCAGTAACCCATTTTAAAGTGTTGGAACGTTTTGGTTATGTTACTTTGGTGGCTTGTAAATTAGAAACAGGTAGAACGCACCAAATACGTGTACACATGAAGCATATTGGGCATACCCTTTTTAATGATGAGCGCTACGGCGGGGAGAAGATTTTAAAAGGAACCACCTTTACCAAATACAAACAATTTGTAGAAAATTGTTTTAAAATTTTACCAAGACAGGCTTTACACGCAAAGACTTTGGGCTTTACACATCCGAAGACAGGGGAGTGGATGAGTTTTAATTCAGAATTGCCAGAAGATATAGTTGGCGCGATAGAGAAATGGCGCAACTATGCAAAAAATCAAAAAGAAATGCTGTAG
- the yaaA gene encoding peroxide stress protein YaaA: protein MKIVVSPAKSLDYESKLPTTRGTQPSFLDTTGKLNRKLARMTKKEISDLMSISDKLADLNYTRYQDFEEDHTKKNSRPAMYAFNGDVYNGLDAYTIPEDKLDDIQNTLRILSGLYGILKPLDLIQPYRLEMGTKIGIENTDTLYEVWKEKVTDYLNSELKKDELLVNLASNEYFKAVDTKALKVPVISPVFKDYKNGKLKIISFYAKKARGSMVRYIIDNSAKTLDDIKGFDYEDYKFSAEHTEKENEPVFIR from the coding sequence ATGAAAATAGTTGTATCACCAGCAAAAAGTCTAGATTACGAATCAAAGTTACCTACTACTCGAGGAACACAACCCTCATTTTTAGATACTACAGGAAAACTGAATCGAAAATTGGCTAGAATGACCAAGAAAGAGATTTCAGATTTAATGAGTATTAGCGATAAATTGGCTGATCTTAATTATACACGTTATCAGGATTTCGAAGAAGATCATACCAAAAAGAATTCTCGCCCGGCGATGTACGCGTTTAATGGTGATGTTTATAATGGGCTAGATGCTTACACAATTCCAGAAGATAAATTAGATGATATTCAAAATACACTTAGAATACTCTCTGGTCTATACGGAATTTTAAAACCGCTTGATCTTATTCAGCCGTATCGTTTAGAAATGGGGACCAAAATAGGAATCGAAAATACCGATACGCTTTACGAAGTTTGGAAAGAAAAGGTGACCGACTATTTAAATTCAGAATTAAAAAAAGATGAGCTTTTAGTGAATCTTGCCAGTAACGAATATTTTAAAGCAGTAGATACTAAAGCTTTAAAAGTTCCGGTAATTTCTCCGGTTTTTAAAGATTATAAAAATGGAAAGTTAAAAATCATCAGTTTTTACGCAAAAAAGGCTAGAGGTTCTATGGTTCGTTATATTATCGATAATTCGGCTAAAACTTTAGATGATATTAAAGGTTTTGACTACGAAGATTATAAATTTAGTGCTGAGCATACCGAGAAGGAAAACGAACCGGTTTTTATACGCTAA
- a CDS encoding HAD family hydrolase — protein sequence MAEIKAAIFDFDGTLVDSEHYHYNSWVEVLKDYDAQLDYDYYIKTYAGTPSPINAKAIIEQFNLPISREDLTYKRERMAEKLVKESEVEFMPFAIETLDFFKEKNIPIYLVTGSPRNNVEYLLKKTGIAKYFEFEITRTDVKNSKPDPESYLTAIEKINLPKENMIVFEDTRTGVASAKGAHLECLAIQSNINLKDNVKAADKIFDSLQEATQYLEKEGRV from the coding sequence ATGGCTGAAATTAAAGCAGCAATATTCGATTTCGACGGTACTTTAGTAGATTCTGAACATTATCATTACAACTCGTGGGTGGAGGTTTTAAAAGATTACGACGCTCAGCTAGACTACGATTATTATATAAAAACTTATGCAGGTACACCTTCGCCAATTAATGCAAAGGCGATCATAGAACAGTTTAATCTACCAATCTCTAGAGAAGATCTCACCTACAAGCGCGAACGCATGGCCGAAAAATTGGTAAAGGAATCTGAAGTTGAATTTATGCCTTTCGCGATCGAAACCTTAGATTTTTTCAAAGAAAAAAATATTCCCATTTATCTGGTTACCGGAAGCCCAAGAAACAATGTTGAATATTTGCTAAAGAAAACCGGTATAGCAAAGTATTTTGAGTTCGAGATCACCAGAACTGATGTGAAAAACAGCAAACCAGATCCTGAAAGTTATCTGACGGCTATCGAAAAAATCAACTTACCTAAAGAAAATATGATCGTTTTTGAAGATACTCGAACTGGAGTAGCTTCAGCAAAAGGAGCACATTTGGAGTGTTTGGCGATACAATCTAATATCAATTTAAAAGATAATGTAAAGGCAGCCGATAAAATTTTTGATAGCTTGCAGGAAGCCACGCAGTATTTAGAAAAAGAAGGCCGAGTTTAA
- a CDS encoding uracil-DNA glycosylase family protein: MFHHKHPYSPFIPENATKLIVGTLPPPRFTQRKLKERDVDFCYGSQDGLLWPILDRIFDLNLIYDNSVEAIRQRKDFLRKRGIGICDVVESSYREKIDASDLGMKDVELRDMLQILRNHPKIDTLLFTGGNSKNGPEYFFRRHLKNSEEENIKLKVIDNEPPRIHQFVLDGRLIKTVSLTAPSGSANRAIGSMQLYKELKSKDSNFNTVDFRVLQYKEFF, translated from the coding sequence ATTTTCCATCATAAACATCCATATTCGCCATTTATACCAGAGAATGCCACTAAGTTAATTGTCGGAACATTGCCTCCGCCTAGATTTACGCAGCGTAAATTAAAAGAACGAGATGTCGATTTTTGCTACGGAAGTCAGGATGGGTTGCTTTGGCCAATTTTAGACCGAATTTTTGATCTGAATTTGATTTATGATAATTCAGTAGAAGCTATTAGGCAGCGGAAGGATTTTCTTCGCAAACGCGGAATCGGGATTTGTGATGTAGTAGAAAGTAGTTATCGAGAAAAGATAGATGCTTCAGATTTGGGAATGAAGGATGTAGAACTTCGGGATATGCTTCAGATTTTACGAAATCATCCAAAAATTGACACGCTTTTATTCACCGGAGGAAATAGTAAGAATGGCCCGGAATATTTTTTCAGAAGACATTTAAAAAATTCCGAAGAAGAAAATATCAAACTGAAAGTTATCGATAACGAACCACCAAGAATTCATCAATTTGTGTTGGACGGTAGATTGATAAAAACAGTTTCTTTAACAGCGCCATCCGGTTCAGCAAACAGAGCGATTGGAAGTATGCAACTTTATAAAGAATTGAAGTCGAAAGATTCTAATTTCAATACCGTAGATTTTAGAGTGCTGCAGTATAAAGAGTTCTTCTAG
- a CDS encoding 30S ribosomal protein THX: MGRGDKKTKRGKIAIGTSGKLRPKRKKFKVKPTTLAEQDKKALQ; encoded by the coding sequence ATGGGAAGAGGCGATAAAAAAACAAAACGAGGGAAAATAGCGATCGGCACTAGCGGAAAACTACGACCTAAACGTAAAAAGTTTAAAGTAAAGCCAACTACCCTCGCAGAACAAGATAAAAAAGCGTTGCAGTAA
- the trpA gene encoding tryptophan synthase subunit alpha: MNRINQKMKEDKKLLSIYFTSGYPENKDTVSIIKDLEKSGVDFIEIGLPFSDPLADGPTIQESSTIALKNGMTTNKLFEQLKDIRSEVSIPLVIMGYFNPMLQFGVEKFCAKCQEVGIDGLIIPDLPVDVYNDEYKAIFDKHGLKNIFLITPQTSEERIRFIDEVSDGFIYMVSTASVTGGTKGFGEETKAYFKRIADMKLKNPQIVGFGISDADTFNEATKYAKGAIIGSAFIKHIDQHGKNNIQDFVKSVRPV, encoded by the coding sequence ATGAATAGAATTAATCAAAAAATGAAAGAAGATAAAAAACTTCTTTCTATATATTTTACCTCCGGATATCCTGAAAATAAAGATACCGTATCGATAATTAAGGATCTGGAAAAAAGTGGAGTCGATTTTATAGAAATCGGGTTGCCTTTTAGTGATCCTTTGGCAGATGGTCCCACCATTCAGGAAAGTTCTACTATCGCATTGAAAAACGGAATGACCACCAACAAACTTTTTGAACAATTAAAAGATATTCGTTCTGAAGTTTCTATTCCGTTAGTCATTATGGGATATTTTAATCCGATGCTTCAGTTTGGTGTAGAAAAATTTTGTGCAAAATGTCAAGAAGTTGGCATTGACGGACTCATAATTCCGGATCTTCCTGTGGATGTTTATAATGATGAATATAAAGCGATATTCGATAAACACGGATTAAAAAATATATTCCTTATCACACCACAAACTTCTGAAGAACGTATACGTTTTATCGACGAAGTTTCCGACGGTTTTATTTATATGGTAAGTACCGCAAGTGTTACCGGAGGTACAAAAGGTTTTGGAGAAGAAACGAAAGCTTACTTTAAACGAATTGCTGATATGAAACTGAAAAATCCGCAAATTGTAGGTTTCGGAATTAGTGATGCAGACACGTTTAACGAAGCCACAAAATATGCCAAAGGGGCGATTATTGGCAGTGCTTTTATTAAACATATTGACCAACATGGTAAAAATAATATTCAAGATTTTGTAAAATCGGTAAGGCCAGTTTAA
- the trpB gene encoding tryptophan synthase subunit beta, with protein sequence MTYQADEKGYYGEFGGAFIPEMLYPNVEELRRQYLDIMKEDSFQKEFKALLKDYVGRPTPLYYAERFSKKYNTKVYLKREDLCHTGAHKVNNTVGQILMAKRLGKNRIIAETGAGQHGVATATVCALMGIECIVYMGEIDIERQAPNVARMKMLGAKVVPAKSGSKTLKDATNEAIRDWINNPVDTHYIIGSVVGPHPYPDMVARFQAVISEEIKTQLKEKENRKNPDYVVACVGGGSNAAGAYFHYLDNPEVGIIAVEAAGKGIYTGESAATSALGKEGIIHGSKTLLMQTDDGQITEPYSISAGLDYPGVGPMHANLFRSGRGEFISITDKAAMKAGLELAKLEGIIPAIESSHALAIFEDRKFKEDDIVVVNLSGRGDKDLNTYIDYFDL encoded by the coding sequence ATGACATACCAGGCAGACGAAAAAGGATATTACGGCGAATTTGGGGGCGCCTTTATTCCTGAAATGCTATATCCTAATGTTGAAGAATTGCGCAGGCAGTATTTAGATATTATGAAAGAAGATTCTTTTCAGAAAGAATTCAAGGCGCTTTTAAAAGATTATGTAGGTCGCCCTACTCCACTTTATTATGCTGAACGTTTCAGTAAAAAATACAATACCAAAGTATATTTAAAACGTGAAGATCTTTGCCATACCGGTGCCCATAAAGTGAACAATACGGTTGGACAGATTTTAATGGCGAAACGCTTAGGTAAAAACCGAATTATCGCTGAAACCGGTGCCGGCCAACACGGAGTTGCAACCGCGACGGTTTGCGCGCTAATGGGAATAGAGTGTATTGTTTACATGGGCGAGATCGATATTGAACGCCAGGCGCCAAACGTAGCCCGAATGAAAATGTTGGGCGCTAAGGTGGTTCCGGCAAAATCGGGTAGTAAAACCTTGAAAGATGCAACGAACGAAGCGATTCGCGATTGGATCAATAATCCGGTAGACACACATTATATTATTGGATCTGTGGTTGGGCCGCATCCATATCCAGATATGGTGGCGAGATTTCAGGCGGTAATTTCCGAAGAAATTAAAACGCAACTAAAGGAAAAAGAAAACCGTAAAAATCCGGATTATGTAGTGGCTTGTGTTGGTGGTGGTAGTAATGCTGCCGGTGCGTATTTTCATTATCTAGATAATCCTGAAGTTGGTATTATCGCGGTGGAAGCTGCCGGAAAAGGAATTTACACCGGCGAAAGTGCAGCAACTTCGGCCTTAGGTAAAGAAGGAATTATCCACGGAAGTAAAACTTTGTTGATGCAAACGGATGACGGACAAATCACCGAACCGTATTCCATTTCGGCTGGTTTGGATTATCCCGGTGTTGGGCCTATGCATGCCAATTTATTTAGAAGTGGTCGTGGTGAGTTTATTTCAATCACCGATAAAGCTGCCATGAAAGCTGGATTAGAATTGGCAAAATTAGAAGGAATTATTCCGGCTATAGAATCTTCTCACGCTCTGGCTATTTTTGAAGATCGAAAATTTAAAGAAGATGATATTGTAGTGGTAAATCTTTCTGGACGTGGCGATAAAGATTTAAATACGTATATCGATTATTTTGACCTTTAA
- a CDS encoding phosphoribosylanthranilate isomerase: protein MNLKLKICGMKHPENIQEVAAINPDYMGFIFYDKTPRFFNAEIPKISDSIKKTGVFVKAKIADILDKINEYDLNAIQLHGSESAEFCAELKSVLKATNIEIIKVFSVKSEFDFNQLTAFEDHVDYFLFDTKGKHKGGNGETFDWTLLKEYPSEKPFFLSGGIGLEQLEDLKKFYDYFSNIDKQHLLYAVDVNSTFETEPGLKNVKKLKQFVDELKC, encoded by the coding sequence ATGAATTTAAAACTCAAAATATGCGGAATGAAACATCCTGAAAATATTCAGGAGGTTGCAGCAATCAACCCAGATTATATGGGTTTTATTTTCTACGACAAAACACCTCGTTTTTTTAATGCTGAAATTCCAAAAATTTCAGATTCGATAAAAAAGACCGGAGTTTTTGTAAAAGCTAAAATTGCAGATATTCTTGATAAAATTAATGAATACGATCTCAATGCTATTCAGCTTCACGGTAGCGAATCAGCCGAATTTTGTGCGGAATTAAAATCGGTTTTAAAAGCTACGAATATTGAAATCATAAAAGTATTTTCTGTTAAATCTGAATTCGATTTTAATCAATTAACAGCTTTCGAAGATCATGTCGATTACTTTCTTTTCGATACCAAAGGCAAACATAAAGGAGGCAATGGCGAAACTTTTGATTGGACTTTATTAAAAGAATATCCTTCAGAAAAACCATTTTTTCTAAGCGGCGGGATTGGTTTAGAACAGCTGGAAGATCTAAAAAAATTCTATGACTATTTCAGTAATATTGACAAACAACATTTGCTTTATGCTGTTGATGTAAACAGTACTTTCGAAACCGAACCCGGACTGAAAAACGTAAAAAAACTTAAACAATTTGTTGATGAGTTGAAATGCTGA
- the trpC gene encoding indole-3-glycerol phosphate synthase TrpC, with protein sequence MNILDKIIADKHKELVLKKLVVPISQLENSALFERETVSLADALRKSKSGIIAEHKRRSPSKSVINQSLNVENVAKGYENAGVSGMSVLTDGKYFGGSLDDLLYARAAVKMPILRKEFIIDEYQLLEAKAHGADVILLIAAVLERKQIKQLSQFAKNLGLDVLLEVHNQEELEKSIMPSLDMLGVNNRNLKTFEVSTQTSKELSEKIPDDFVKVSESGISSVEAIKDLKQFGYEGFLIGENFMKTDNPGESAKEFIDELI encoded by the coding sequence ATGAACATTCTAGATAAAATAATTGCCGATAAACATAAAGAACTGGTTTTAAAAAAACTAGTTGTTCCGATATCTCAATTGGAAAATTCAGCTTTGTTTGAAAGAGAAACCGTTTCTTTGGCCGATGCACTTCGAAAAAGCAAAAGCGGCATAATCGCAGAACATAAACGCCGTTCTCCTTCTAAATCGGTCATTAACCAAAGTTTAAATGTAGAAAATGTAGCCAAAGGTTACGAAAATGCCGGAGTAAGCGGAATGTCGGTTTTAACCGATGGAAAATATTTTGGGGGTTCTTTAGACGATCTATTATATGCTCGTGCTGCGGTGAAAATGCCAATTTTAAGAAAAGAGTTTATAATCGACGAATATCAGCTACTGGAAGCCAAAGCTCACGGAGCCGATGTGATCTTATTAATCGCTGCGGTTTTAGAACGCAAGCAGATTAAACAATTATCTCAATTTGCCAAGAATCTTGGTTTAGATGTACTTTTAGAAGTGCACAATCAAGAAGAATTAGAAAAATCGATTATGCCGAGTTTAGATATGTTGGGCGTAAATAATCGGAACCTAAAGACTTTTGAAGTCAGCACCCAAACCAGCAAAGAGCTTTCAGAAAAAATTCCGGACGATTTTGTAAAAGTTAGCGAAAGCGGAATTAGTTCAGTAGAAGCCATAAAAGATTTAAAACAGTTTGGATACGAAGGTTTTTTAATTGGAGAAAACTTCATGAAAACCGATAATCCTGGAGAAAGCGCGAAGGAGTTTATTGATGAACTAATTTAG
- the trpD gene encoding anthranilate phosphoribosyltransferase: MKELLNRLINHETISKEEAKQALFNISDGEYNESQIAAFLTVYMMRSVTIAELEGFRDALLELCVAIDLSAYNPIDLCGTGGDGKNTFNISTTASFVTAGAGVHVTKHGNYGVSSVSGSSNAMEHLGIRFSNNSDFLEKCIDKAGICVLHAPLFHPAMKNVAPIRKSLAVKTFFNMLGPMVNPAFPKNQLVGVFNLELARMYGYLYQNTDKNFSILYALDGYDEISLTSDTKVISNNTESILKPSDFGVKKLKQEEIYGGGTIENSAMILVNILRGKGTEAQENVVCANAGMAIATAKNCTPQEGFHAAKESIQSGKALQALKKLQELSE; the protein is encoded by the coding sequence ATGAAAGAATTACTCAATAGGTTAATTAACCACGAAACCATAAGCAAAGAAGAAGCAAAACAAGCCTTATTCAATATTTCAGATGGTGAATATAACGAAAGTCAAATCGCCGCTTTTCTAACCGTATACATGATGCGAAGCGTAACTATAGCCGAGTTAGAAGGTTTTAGAGATGCGCTTTTAGAATTATGTGTTGCAATCGATTTAAGCGCTTACAATCCTATCGATCTTTGCGGTACGGGTGGCGATGGTAAAAACACCTTCAATATTTCAACCACTGCATCTTTTGTAACTGCAGGCGCGGGAGTTCATGTCACGAAACATGGTAATTATGGTGTATCGTCGGTTAGCGGTAGCTCAAACGCTATGGAACATTTAGGGATTCGTTTCAGTAACAATTCCGATTTTTTAGAAAAATGTATCGATAAAGCAGGAATCTGCGTATTGCACGCTCCCCTATTTCATCCGGCTATGAAAAATGTAGCGCCTATTCGTAAAAGTTTAGCCGTAAAAACCTTTTTTAATATGCTCGGCCCAATGGTAAATCCGGCTTTTCCGAAAAATCAATTAGTAGGTGTATTCAATTTAGAATTGGCTAGAATGTATGGGTATCTATATCAAAACACCGATAAAAATTTCAGTATCTTATATGCATTAGATGGTTACGACGAAATTTCGTTAACTAGCGACACTAAAGTAATTTCTAATAACACCGAAAGTATATTAAAACCTAGTGATTTTGGAGTTAAGAAATTAAAACAAGAAGAAATTTACGGTGGCGGAACTATAGAAAATTCTGCTATGATTTTGGTAAACATTCTTCGTGGTAAAGGCACCGAAGCTCAAGAAAACGTAGTTTGTGCGAATGCAGGAATGGCTATTGCAACCGCAAAAAATTGTACGCCACAAGAAGGTTTTCATGCTGCAAAAGAATCTATTCAATCAGGAAAAGCCTTGCAGGCCTTAAAAAAATTACAAGAATTAAGCGAATAA